TTGTGCAAACAGATGTGAACGCTCCTGGAAAAAATGCAAGCACTGTTTTATTTCCCAAATACTCAGACAACTTACGCATTTTTAAGTTATAGTCTGGCAGCTCAAAGTCCGGTGCTGTGTCTCCTATTTTTAAAACCATAAAAATACACCTCTATTTATTGATAAATATAAGTGATATTTAATTTATTTGTAGCTTCAAAGAGCAATCTCTCATCTCAAAAAAATTGGAAAATACCTCAATTTTAAAATTTAAAAGCATAAACTATTAATATGTTTTTAAACATTAGCACTAAATATAAAAAAAAGGTGTCAAAATCATGATTCCTATAATAAGACATAACCTGATCTATATTGCTTTTCAAGAACTTTTAATTCATTATTCTGAAATGATTGCTGTAATTATTTTATATCTGTTTTGGCTACGTTTAATGTTTAAAAAATTCGATCTCACAATTTCCAGAGCTTGGAACTTTGTAAAACATAATTTCTGGCTCATTATCAAAAGATTGTTTATATTTGCATTTTTACAGAAAAAGTTTATTAAAAATAAGTATGCGGCAATAATGCATTATTTCATTTCTTACGGGCTTTTGCTTCTGACCCTTTCTACTGCCCTCGTATTTTTGGATAATGATATTCTTACACCGTTTCATATCCGCATCTTGGTAGGAAACTTCTATATCGCATTCATGTTATGGTCTGATACTGCTGGCTTAATATTTTTAATAGGGCTATTTATGGCGCTTTATCGTAGAATCAGAAAAAAGGTGTTATTAGAAACTACCTGGGCAAACGATTATGTTATATTGTTGGGATTTTTGTTAATTGTATTTGAAGGCTTTTTTTTAGAGGGATTGAACATATACCTTTCAGGGTTCTGGTTTAATGAATATCGATATATTGGCTCACTTTTTGCAAAAATATACTTGATGGTAGGATTACCTCATGCACAGGGAGTTTTAATATACCAAATCTTGTGGTTTGCACATTTTACAACGGTGTTTATAGGGTTAGCATATCTTCCTTTTTCTAAACTATCACACATAATTTTGTCACCTTCATACGTTGCCACAACCAGAGATAAACCGAGAGGAGAGATGTCCACTCCATTTTTGTTAGAAGAAGTTCTGGCAAAAGGAACCTTTGACATGAAATTCGGGCTGAAAAATAATAAAGAGCTTA
This region of Thermoplasmata archaeon genomic DNA includes:
- a CDS encoding respiratory nitrate reductase subunit gamma, which produces MFKKFDLTISRAWNFVKHNFWLIIKRLFIFAFLQKKFIKNKYAAIMHYFISYGLLLLTLSTALVFLDNDILTPFHIRILVGNFYIAFMLWSDTAGLIFLIGLFMALYRRIRKKVLLETTWANDYVILLGFLLIVFEGFFLEGLNIYLSGFWFNEYRYIGSLFAKIYLMVGLPHAQGVLIYQILWFAHFTTVFIGLAYLPFSKLSHIILSPSYVATTRDKPRGEMSTPFLLEEVLAKGTFDMKFGLKNNKEL